CGATCCGTCGCCGCTGGAGGTCATCCCCGCGGAGGACGAGATCGACAAGGCGCTGTGGCTGATGACGCTGTCGGACGCACTCGACGACCTGACCCCCGCCCACCGGGAGGTTCTGGTCGAGACGTACTTCAAGGGGCGTACGGTCAATGAGGCGGCCGAGACGCTGGGCATACCCAGTGGCACCGTTCGCTCAAGGGTTTTCTATGCCCTGCGGTCGATGAAGCTGGCTCTGGAGGAGCGGGGGGTGACGGCGTGATGAGTGTTTACGGGGGAAACCAGGGATTCGGGATGGGCGGTTCGGGTATGTCTGGGTCCATGAGCCCCATGCAGGGACGACCGGGCCCGAGCGAGCACGAAACCGTCGGCGCCTACGCCCTCGGGATTCTCGACGACGCCGAGGCAACCGCTTTCGAGGCTCATCTCGCGACCTGCGAATGGTGCGCCCAGCAACTGGACGAACTCGCCGGAATGGAACCGATGCTGGCCGCGCTCGCGGACCTGCCCGGATCCGGTTCACCCGCGATCGGTGAGTCCCTGTCGGCGAAGCCCAGCCCGCGCATCGTGCACAACCTCGTGGACGAGGTCGCCGAGCACCGCGCCCAGAAGCGCCGGCGCAGTTTCTACATGGTGGCCGCGGCCGCCGCGCTGATCGTCGCCGGCCCGTTCGCCGCGATGGCGGCCAGTGGCGGCAGCGACAGCGGTGGTGACGACGGCAACCGGGTCGTGGCCGCGGCGAACCCGGCCAAGGACCTGTTCACCGGCATCGAGAACAAGGTCTCGGGTTCCGACGCGAAGACCGGGGTCACCGCGACCGTCGGCCTGGACGGGAAGCCCTGGGGCACCCAGACGGGTCTTGAGCTCAAGGGCGTCAAGGGCCCGCTCAAATGTTCCCTGATCTTCGTCGGCAAGGACGGCCAGCGCGAGACGGCGGCCTCCTGGTCCGTCCCCAAGTGGGGCTACGGCATCCCGGACGCCAAGACCGAGCAGGCCAGGAACCCGCTCTACGTCAGCGGCGGCGTGTCCATGGCACCCGACGAGGTCGATCATGTCGAGGTCATGGACTTCGACGGAAACAAGCTCGTCGAGGTCGACGTGTAGTCGACGTAGCTTTTCCGGGTCCCCTTCGCGTACGGTTGACGGCTGCCCAGCACGTCAGAAGGGGGCCCGGTGGCCGCTCAGGCTCCACAGGAAACCGCGCTCGACTCCCTGCGAGACCGAGAGATCGGCGTCGAACAGGAACACCTCGACCGGGTGTACCGACGCCTCGAGGAGAAGATCCACGAGGCGGAGTTCCTGATGAACGACGCGGCCAAGCGCGGCCAGGTCGGCACACCCGGCGCGCTCGCCGAGCGCGACGCGCAGGTCTTCCGTGCCGGCGTGCACCTCAACAGGCTCAACAACGAGTTCGAGGACTTCCTCTTCGGACGCATCGACCTGCTGCTCGGCAAGGACGGCAAGAAGGGCCCGGACGGCGCCTACACCGCCGTCGAGCCCGCCGAGGGCGCGGTGCGCGAGGACAGCACCGCCGACATCGCCGAGACCCTGCACATCGGCCGTATCGGAGTGCTCGACTCCGACTACGCCCCGCTGGTCATCGACTGGCGGGCCCCGGCCGCGGCGCCCTTCTACCGCTCGACCCCGGTCGACCCCGGGCGGGTCGTACGGCGCCGGGTCATCCGCTCCAAGGGCCGCAGGGTCCTCGGCGTCGAGGACGACCTGATGCGCCCCGAGCTCAAGGCGTTCCTCGACGGCCGTGAGCTGCCCGTGATCGGCGACGGCGCCCTGATGGCGGCCCTCGGGCAGGCCCGTGGCCACACCATGCGGGACATCGTGGCGTCCATCCAGGCCGAGCAGGACCTGGTCATCCGCGCCCCCGCCGCCTCGGTGACGTACGTCGAGGGCGGTCCTGGCACCGGCAAGACCGCCGTCGCCCTGCACCGCGCCGCCTACCTGCTCTACCAGGACCGGCGCCGGTACGCGGGCGGCATCCTGATCGTCTCGCCGACCCCGCTGCTGGTCGCGTACACCGAGGGCGTGCTGCCGTCGCTCGGCGAGGAGGGCCAGGTCGCCATCCGCGCGATCGGCTCCCTGGTCGACGGCACCGAGGCCACGCTGTACGACTCCCCGGCCACGGCCCGCGCCAAGGGCTCGTACCGCATGCTCAAGGTGCTGCGGAAGGCGGCGCGGGGTGCGCTGGAGCTGGGACCGGGCGGCACGGCCGTCGCCGCCGGGAACGGCGCGGACCGCGGTGGGCAGCTCGCCTTCGGCGACGACGACACTCCCGTGCCGGCCCCCGCCGGACCGCCGACCCTCCTGCGTGTCGTCGCCTTCGGGCGCCGGCTGGAGCTGGAGGCCGACGCGCTGGAACGCGTCCGCCGCACCGCCCTCGGCGGCACGGCACCGGTGAACCTGCTGCGCCCACGCGCCCGCAAGCTGCTGCTGGACGCCCTGTGGGCGCAGTCGGGCGGCGCCACCCGGCACACCGACCCGGAGCTCGCCGCCGAACTGCGCTCCTCCTTCGACGAGGACGTGGCCACGGAGGACAGCTTCATCGCCTTCCTCGACGCCTGGTGGCCGGAGCTCACCCCGAAGGCGGTCCTCACGGCGATGGCCGACGAGCGCCGCCTCGGCCGCTGGGCACGCCGGATCCTCAATCCCGGCGAGGTCCGCAAGGTGGCCCGCTCGCTCAAGCGCGACGGCCTCACCGTGCACGACATCGCCATGCTCGACGAGCTCCAGGCGATCCTCGGCACCCCGGCCCGCCCGCGCAGGAAGCGCGACCTGGACCCGCTCGACCAGCTCACCGGCCTGGAGGAGCTGATGCCGGTGCGCGAGGAGTCGCAGCGCGAGCGCGCCGAGCGGCTGGCGGCCGAGCGCACCGAGTACGCCCACGTCATCGTCGACGAGGCCCAGGACCTCACGCCGATGCAGTGGCGCATGGTCGGCCGCCGCGGCCGGCACGCCACCTGGACGGTCGTCGGCGACCCGGCCCAGTCGTCGTGGTCCGACGTGGACGAGGCGGCCGAGGCACGCGACGAGGCACTCGGCACCCGCCCGCGCCGCCGCTTCCAGCTCACCGTGAACTACCGCAACCCGGCCGAGATCGCCGAGCTCGCCGCCAAGGTGCTGGCCCTGGCCATGCCCGGCTCGACGTCCCCGTCGGCGGTGCGCTCCACCGGCGTACGGCCGCGTTTCGTGACTACGAACAAAGGACACAGCACGGTTGTCCGTGACACGCTCGCGCAGACCGTTCGCGAGGAGGCGGCCCGGCTGCTCGACCAGGTCGACGGGACGATCGGCGTCGTGGTCGCCATGCGGCGGCGCGAGGAGGCGGCCAAGTGGCTCACCGGGCTCGGCGACCGCGTCGTGGCGCTCGGCAGCCTGGAGGCGAAGGGCCTGGAGTACGACGCCACGGTCGTCGTCTCCCCGGCGGAGATCGCGGACGAGTCCCCGGCCGGCCTGCGTGTGCTGTACGTCGCGCTGACCCGGGCCACCCAGCAGCTGACGGTGGTCTCGGGGGACCGGGACGAGCCGGACGCGTCCGGTGTGCCGGATCTGCTGCGGGACTGAGCGGGACTGAGCGGGGCCGAACGGGGGCTTTGCCGGCGGCGGGGAAATGAACTCGCGGTACGGGAATGGCCTTGAGAGATCTGTTTGTTAGCCTGGGTGTGACACCGGCTCGATCCAAGCCCCCGGGCCCAACCTTCGTCGCTACGAGCGACCACTTGCCGCGAGGCGAGCATGGCGGGTCGGTGTCATGAACGTAGGAGAGGCCCACGTCACCGTGTGACGTGGGCCTCTTTTCTTGCGAAGACGTGGCGAACAATACGTTCGCAATCCACGCCCGGCTAACTCCTACTCAGCGGTAGGTGCGACGATCGGACGGCATACCAGCCACACGGTGAAAGCAGAGGAAGTCGGCCATGGCAACGGCGCCCAGCGTCTCCTACTCGATGACGGTCCGGCTGGAGGTGCCCGCGAGCGGAACCGCGGTCTCCCAGCTCACCGGAGCCGTCGAGTCCCACGGAGGCTCGGTGACCGGCCTCGACGTGACCGCGTCCGGCCACGAGAAGCTCCGCATCGACGTCACCATCGCCGCGACCTCCACCGCGCACGCCGACGAGATCGTGGAGCAGCTGCGCACCATCGAGGGCGTCACGCTGGGCAAGGTCTCCGACCGTACGTTCCTGATGCACCTCGGCGGCAAGATCGAGATGGCGTCGAAGCACCCCATCCGCAACCGCGACGACCTCTCGATGATCTACACCCCGGGTGTGGCCCGGGTCTGCATGGCGATCGCCGAGAACCCTGAGGACGCCCGCCGCCTCACCATCAAGCGCAACTCCGTTGCGGTCGTGACGGACGGCTCGGCCGTGCTGGGCCTGGGCAACATCGGCCCGAAGGCCGCGCTGCCCGTGATGGAGGGCAAGGCCGCCCTGTTCAAGCGGTTCGCCGGCATCGACGCCTGGCCGATCTGCCTGGACACCCAGGACACCGACGCGATCGTCGAGATCGTCAAGGCGATCGCCCCCGGGTTCGCCGGCATCAACCTCGAGGACATCTCCGCCCCGCGCTGCTTCGAGATCGAGGCCCGCCTGCGCGAGGCCCTCGACATCCCCGTCTTCCACGACGACCAGCACGGCACCGCGATCGTCGTCCTCGCCGCCCTGACGAACGCACTGCGCTGCACCGGCAAGGCCATCGAGAACATTCGCGTCGTCATGTCCGGTGCCGGCGCCGCCGGTACGGCCATCCTCAAGCTGCTGCTCGCCGCCGGTGTGAAGAACGCCGTCGTGGCCGACATCCACGGCGTGGTGCACGCCGGCCGCGAGGACCTGGTGGACGCCGCGGCCGACTCGCCGCTGCGCTGGATCGCCGACAACACCAACCCCGAGGGCCTGACCGGCACGCTGAAGGAGGCCGTGCGCGGCGCGGACGTCTTCATCGGCGTCTCCGCCCCGAACGTCCTCGACGGCGCCGACGTGGCCGCCATGGCCGAGAACGCGATCGTGTTCGCGCTCGCGAACCCGGACCCCGAGGTCGACCCCGCAATCGCCCGTCAGACGGCCGCAGTTGTGGCCACGGGCCGCTCCGACTTCCCGAACCAGATCAACAACGTGCTGGTCTTCCCGGGCGTCTTCCGCGGTCTGCTGGACGCTCAGTCCCGCACCGTCAACACGGACATGATGCTCGCGGCTGCGAAGGCGCTGGCGGACGTGGTGACCGAGGACGAGCTGAACCCGAACTACATCATCCCGAGCGTGTTCAACGACAAGGTCGCGGGCGCGGTCGCCGGCGCGGTGCGGGAGGCCGCGAAGGCGGTGTCCGCAGTGACGTCGGGCGAGTAATCGCACGGGTTCGGCGCCTCACAGCCCTGAAAAGTGTGCATGGGCTGTGAGGATCGCCACGGCAAGCCCTTGTAACGGCGCGTCGTGGAACCTGGGGCCTTGGGACGCCGTTTATCGTGACGGCCAAGCTCAGGCTCTCTCTTCGTGTGACACCCACGGGTGTTCTCACGACTCCTCCGGGCGCCGGATTGGCTTTCCCGCCGCAGGTAGGGGCAGGATGCGTCTCTGGGCGCGAGGGTCTGACGACGGACCCGGGTCCCGGGTCGCACCGAGGACCCTGGCAGCATCGACATCGCTGTGCCCGACATGCGGCTCCGCCGCGTGGCACGCCTCAAGGCAAATGAACACGGGAGTAACAACATGAACCGCAGTGAGCTGGTGGCCGCGCTGGCCGACCGCGCCGAGGTGACCCGCAAGGACGCCGACGCCGTGCTGGCCGCGTTCGCCGAGACCGTCGGCGAGATCGTCGCCAAGGGCGACGAGAAGGTCACGATCCCCGGCTTCCTGACCTTCGAGCGCACCCACCGTGCCGCTCGCACCGCCCGCAACCCGCAGACCGGCGACCCGATCCAGATCCCCGCCGGCTACAGCGTGAAGGTCTCCGCGGGCAGCAAGCTCAAGGAAGCCGCCAAGGGTAAGTAAGGGTCCGCCCGAGCGCCGTTGTGGTGTGGCGCCGTGGGCGACTGCGGGCCCGCCCTGGCTGGTCGCGCAGTTCCCCGCGCCCCCTTTCAGGGCGCTGCAGTAACGCCGATGGGGCGGCCACCCGAAACCGGGTGGCCGCCCCATCGGCGTACGGGTACGGGTGTGTCAGCCGAGTGCCTTGCCCGGCAGTTCGACCTTCGCGCCGAGCTCCACGAGCTTCTCCATGAAGTTCTCGTAGCCGCGGTTGATGAGGTCGATGCCGTGGACACGGGACGTGCCCTGGGCCGCGAGGGCCGCGATGAGGTACGAGAAGCCGCCGCGCAGGTCGGGGATGACCAGGTCGGCGCCCTGGAGCTTCGTCGGTCCCGAGACCACCGCGGAGTGCAGGAAGTTGCGCTGGCCGAAGCGGCAGTCGGAACCGCCGAGGCACTCGCGGTAGAGCTGGATGTGGGCGCCCATCTGGTTCAGCGCGGACGTGAAGCCGAGGCGGGACTCGTAGACCGTCTCGTGGATGATGGACAGGCCCGTGGCCTGCGTCAGGGCCACGACCAGCGGCTGCTGCCAGTCGGTCTGGAAGCCCGGGTGCACGTCCGTTTCGAGGGCGATGGACTTCAACTGGCCACCGGGGTGCCAGAAACGGATGCCCTCGTCGTCGATCTCGAAGGCACCGCCCACCTTCCGGTAGGTGTTGAGGAACGTCATCATCGAGCGCTGCTGCGCGCCGCGGACGTAGATGTTGCCCTCGGTCGCCAGCGCGGCGGACGCCCAGGAGGCGGCCTCCAGACGGTCCGGCAGCGCGCGGTGGTTGTAGCCGCCGAGCCGGTCCACACCGGTGACGCGGATGGTGCGGTCGGTGTCCATCGCGATGATGGCGCCCATCTTCTGCAGGACGCAGATGAGGTCCTCGATCTCCGGCTCCACGGCCGCGTTCGAGAGCTCGGTGACGCCTTCCGCGAGGACGGCCGTCAGCAGCACCTGCTCGGTGGCGCCGACGGACGGGTACGGCAGCCGGATCTTCGTGCCGCGCAGCCGCTGCGGGGCCTCCAGGTACTGGCCGTCGGCGCGCTTCTCGATCGTCGCGCCGAACTGCCGCAGCACCTCGAAG
The DNA window shown above is from Streptomyces chartreusis and carries:
- a CDS encoding anti-sigma factor family protein — translated: MSPMQGRPGPSEHETVGAYALGILDDAEATAFEAHLATCEWCAQQLDELAGMEPMLAALADLPGSGSPAIGESLSAKPSPRIVHNLVDEVAEHRAQKRRRSFYMVAAAAALIVAGPFAAMAASGGSDSGGDDGNRVVAAANPAKDLFTGIENKVSGSDAKTGVTATVGLDGKPWGTQTGLELKGVKGPLKCSLIFVGKDGQRETAASWSVPKWGYGIPDAKTEQARNPLYVSGGVSMAPDEVDHVEVMDFDGNKLVEVDV
- a CDS encoding HelD family protein, with translation MAAQAPQETALDSLRDREIGVEQEHLDRVYRRLEEKIHEAEFLMNDAAKRGQVGTPGALAERDAQVFRAGVHLNRLNNEFEDFLFGRIDLLLGKDGKKGPDGAYTAVEPAEGAVREDSTADIAETLHIGRIGVLDSDYAPLVIDWRAPAAAPFYRSTPVDPGRVVRRRVIRSKGRRVLGVEDDLMRPELKAFLDGRELPVIGDGALMAALGQARGHTMRDIVASIQAEQDLVIRAPAASVTYVEGGPGTGKTAVALHRAAYLLYQDRRRYAGGILIVSPTPLLVAYTEGVLPSLGEEGQVAIRAIGSLVDGTEATLYDSPATARAKGSYRMLKVLRKAARGALELGPGGTAVAAGNGADRGGQLAFGDDDTPVPAPAGPPTLLRVVAFGRRLELEADALERVRRTALGGTAPVNLLRPRARKLLLDALWAQSGGATRHTDPELAAELRSSFDEDVATEDSFIAFLDAWWPELTPKAVLTAMADERRLGRWARRILNPGEVRKVARSLKRDGLTVHDIAMLDELQAILGTPARPRRKRDLDPLDQLTGLEELMPVREESQRERAERLAAERTEYAHVIVDEAQDLTPMQWRMVGRRGRHATWTVVGDPAQSSWSDVDEAAEARDEALGTRPRRRFQLTVNYRNPAEIAELAAKVLALAMPGSTSPSAVRSTGVRPRFVTTNKGHSTVVRDTLAQTVREEAARLLDQVDGTIGVVVAMRRREEAAKWLTGLGDRVVALGSLEAKGLEYDATVVVSPAEIADESPAGLRVLYVALTRATQQLTVVSGDRDEPDASGVPDLLRD
- a CDS encoding NAD-dependent malic enzyme, whose amino-acid sequence is MATAPSVSYSMTVRLEVPASGTAVSQLTGAVESHGGSVTGLDVTASGHEKLRIDVTIAATSTAHADEIVEQLRTIEGVTLGKVSDRTFLMHLGGKIEMASKHPIRNRDDLSMIYTPGVARVCMAIAENPEDARRLTIKRNSVAVVTDGSAVLGLGNIGPKAALPVMEGKAALFKRFAGIDAWPICLDTQDTDAIVEIVKAIAPGFAGINLEDISAPRCFEIEARLREALDIPVFHDDQHGTAIVVLAALTNALRCTGKAIENIRVVMSGAGAAGTAILKLLLAAGVKNAVVADIHGVVHAGREDLVDAAADSPLRWIADNTNPEGLTGTLKEAVRGADVFIGVSAPNVLDGADVAAMAENAIVFALANPDPEVDPAIARQTAAVVATGRSDFPNQINNVLVFPGVFRGLLDAQSRTVNTDMMLAAAKALADVVTEDELNPNYIIPSVFNDKVAGAVAGAVREAAKAVSAVTSGE
- a CDS encoding HU family DNA-binding protein — its product is MNRSELVAALADRAEVTRKDADAVLAAFAETVGEIVAKGDEKVTIPGFLTFERTHRAARTARNPQTGDPIQIPAGYSVKVSAGSKLKEAAKGK
- the murA gene encoding UDP-N-acetylglucosamine 1-carboxyvinyltransferase; translation: MTVNDDVLLVHGGTPLEGEIRVRGAKNLVPKAMVAALLGSEPSRLRNVPDIRDVRVVRGLLQLHGVTVRPGEEPGELVMDPSHVESANVADIDAHAGSSRIPILLCGPLLHRLGHAFIPGLGGCDIGGRPIDFHFEVLRQFGATIEKRADGQYLEAPQRLRGTKIRLPYPSVGATEQVLLTAVLAEGVTELSNAAVEPEIEDLICVLQKMGAIIAMDTDRTIRVTGVDRLGGYNHRALPDRLEAASWASAALATEGNIYVRGAQQRSMMTFLNTYRKVGGAFEIDDEGIRFWHPGGQLKSIALETDVHPGFQTDWQQPLVVALTQATGLSIIHETVYESRLGFTSALNQMGAHIQLYRECLGGSDCRFGQRNFLHSAVVSGPTKLQGADLVIPDLRGGFSYLIAALAAQGTSRVHGIDLINRGYENFMEKLVELGAKVELPGKALG